The following coding sequences lie in one Anomaloglossus baeobatrachus isolate aAnoBae1 chromosome 7, aAnoBae1.hap1, whole genome shotgun sequence genomic window:
- the LOC142246268 gene encoding histone H4, translating to MSGRGKGGKGLGKGGAKRHRKVLRDNIQGITKPAIRRLARRGGVKRISGLIYEETRGVLKVFLENVIRDAVTYTEHAKRKTVTAMDVVYALKRQGRTLYGFGG from the coding sequence ATGTCTGGTCGCGGTAAAGGAGGAAAAGGTCTCGGGAAAggcggcgccaagcggcacaggaaggtgctccgtgataacatccagggcatcaccaagcctgccatccgccgtctcgcccgcagaggaggcgtcaagcgcatctcTGGCCTCATCTACGAAGAGACTCGCGGAGTCCTGAAAGTTTTCCTGGAGAAtgtgatccgtgacgccgtcacctacaccgagcacgccaagaggaagaccgtcaccgccatggacgtggtgtacgcgctgaagcgccagggccgcactctctacggcttcggAGGTTAA
- the LOC142246269 gene encoding histone H2A type 1-like, with the protein MSGRGKQGGKARAKAKTRSSRAGLQFPVGRVHRLLRKGNYAERVGAGAPVYLAAVLEYLTAEILELAGNAARDNKKTRIIPRHLQLAVRNDEELNRLLGGVTIAQGGVLPNIQAVLLPKKTESGKKSK; encoded by the coding sequence atgtctggacgcggcaaacaaggagggaaggcccgcgctaaggccaagacccgctcatcccgggcaggactgcagttcccggtcggtcgtgtgcacaggcttctccgcaagggcaattacgccgagagagtgggcgccggcgctccggtctacctggccgctgtgctcgagtatctgaccgctgagatcctggaattggccggcaatgctgcccgggacaacaagaagacccgcatcatcccccggcacctgcagctggctgtgcgcaatgacgaggagctgaacaggctgctgggtggggtgaccattgcccagggaggcgtcctgcccaacatccaggccgtgctgctgcccaagaagacCGAGAGCGGCAAGAAGAGCAAGTGA